Proteins encoded together in one Electrophorus electricus isolate fEleEle1 chromosome 9, fEleEle1.pri, whole genome shotgun sequence window:
- the paqr3a gene encoding progestin and adipoQ receptor family member 3a isoform X1 yields MPSTKALKNAQYIELGGYQYWPVLVPRGIRLYTYEQVPGFLRENPYITDGYRAYLTSRLCIKSLFILSNETVNIWSHLLGFLLFFLLGLYDMIAVLPVIGATREDYVIYSIGLFCYQVCMLCSVGYHLFCCHRSEKTSRRWMALDYAGISIGTLGCYVPGIFYAFYCNNYWRQVYLVMVLAMTLGLFFAQIHPHYLTKQWQKLRSVIFCSVAAYGLVPTLHWIWLSGGFGSAVVQVTAEHQSPRTSEMVNYHTGGLCSQSAGDVFVCCSCLCLLSLQSSRTLLPRSAELCGLQPPGVAHPGGADVLLVAPVSPVHHQLPPHKPLPRLPSACLGLHQYDQRIGTCENHVMTVSP; encoded by the exons ATGCCTTCAACGAAGGCGCTGAAGAACGCACAGTACATAGAACTGGGAGGTTACCAATACTGGCCCGTTCTGGTACCAAGGGGGATACGCCTGTACACCTATGAGCAGGTTCCGGGCTTCCTTAGGGAAAACCCATACATCACAGATGGGTATAGAGCATACCTGACCTCTAGACTATGTATTAAAAG TCTTTTTATCCTTTCCAACGAGACTGTGAACATCTGGAGTCATCTTCTAGGCTTTCTCCTGTTCTTCTTACTGGGGTTATACGACATGATAGCTGTGCTGCCTGTGATTGGAGCCACCAGAGAGGACTATGTTATCTACTCCATAGGCCTCTTCTGCTACCAG GTGTGCATGCTGTGCTCGGTGGGCTATCATCTCTTCTGCTGCCACCGCTCTGAGAAGACCAGCCGGCGCTGGATGGCACTGGATTATGCTGGCATCTCCATTGGAACCTTGGGCTGCTATGTTCCAGGCATTTTCTATGCCTTTTACTGCAATAAC TACTGGCGACAGGTGTACCTCGTCATGGTCCTGGCCATGACCCTGGGACTCTTCTTCGCTCAGATACACCCTCATTACTTGACCAAGCAGTGGCAGAAGCTGCGCTCGGTCATCTTCTGCTCGGTGGCCGCCTACGGCTTGGTCCCCACTCTGCACTGGATCTGGCTCAGTGGTGGCTTCGGATCGGCCGTCGTACAGGTAACAGCAGAGCATCAGTCGCCGAGAACCTCCGAAATGGTCAACTACCATACAGGAG gtctttGCTCCCAGAGTGCTGGTGATGTATTTGTTTGCTGCAGCTGCCTTTGTCTTCTATCTCTCCAAAGTTCCAGAACGCTACTTCCCAG GTCAGCTGAATTATGTGGGCTCCAGCCACCAGGTGTGGCACATCCTGGTGGTGCTGATGTTCTACTGGTGGCACCAGTCAGCCCTGTTCATCACCAGCTTCCGCCACACAAACCCCTGCCCCGACTACCCTCAGCATGCTTAGGGCTTCACCAATATGACCAGAGAATCGGCACGTGCGAGAACCACGTCATGACCGTGTCCCCATAA
- the paqr3a gene encoding progestin and adipoQ receptor family member 3a isoform X2, with protein MPSTKALKNAQYIELGGYQYWPVLVPRGIRLYTYEQVPGFLRENPYITDGYRAYLTSRLCIKSLFILSNETVNIWSHLLGFLLFFLLGLYDMIAVLPVIGATREDYVIYSIGLFCYQVCMLCSVGYHLFCCHRSEKTSRRWMALDYAGISIGTLGCYVPGIFYAFYCNNYWRQVYLVMVLAMTLGLFFAQIHPHYLTKQWQKLRSVIFCSVAAYGLVPTLHWIWLSGGFGSAVVQVFAPRVLVMYLFAAAAFVFYLSKVPERYFPGQLNYVGSSHQVWHILVVLMFYWWHQSALFITSFRHTNPCPDYPQHA; from the exons ATGCCTTCAACGAAGGCGCTGAAGAACGCACAGTACATAGAACTGGGAGGTTACCAATACTGGCCCGTTCTGGTACCAAGGGGGATACGCCTGTACACCTATGAGCAGGTTCCGGGCTTCCTTAGGGAAAACCCATACATCACAGATGGGTATAGAGCATACCTGACCTCTAGACTATGTATTAAAAG TCTTTTTATCCTTTCCAACGAGACTGTGAACATCTGGAGTCATCTTCTAGGCTTTCTCCTGTTCTTCTTACTGGGGTTATACGACATGATAGCTGTGCTGCCTGTGATTGGAGCCACCAGAGAGGACTATGTTATCTACTCCATAGGCCTCTTCTGCTACCAG GTGTGCATGCTGTGCTCGGTGGGCTATCATCTCTTCTGCTGCCACCGCTCTGAGAAGACCAGCCGGCGCTGGATGGCACTGGATTATGCTGGCATCTCCATTGGAACCTTGGGCTGCTATGTTCCAGGCATTTTCTATGCCTTTTACTGCAATAAC TACTGGCGACAGGTGTACCTCGTCATGGTCCTGGCCATGACCCTGGGACTCTTCTTCGCTCAGATACACCCTCATTACTTGACCAAGCAGTGGCAGAAGCTGCGCTCGGTCATCTTCTGCTCGGTGGCCGCCTACGGCTTGGTCCCCACTCTGCACTGGATCTGGCTCAGTGGTGGCTTCGGATCGGCCGTCGTACAG gtctttGCTCCCAGAGTGCTGGTGATGTATTTGTTTGCTGCAGCTGCCTTTGTCTTCTATCTCTCCAAAGTTCCAGAACGCTACTTCCCAG GTCAGCTGAATTATGTGGGCTCCAGCCACCAGGTGTGGCACATCCTGGTGGTGCTGATGTTCTACTGGTGGCACCAGTCAGCCCTGTTCATCACCAGCTTCCGCCACACAAACCCCTGCCCCGACTACCCTCAGCATGCTTAG